In one window of Spartinivicinus marinus DNA:
- a CDS encoding esterase-like activity of phytase family protein — translation MQQTALGLVFFVSVVAILQVQVCPQAQAGYIDQEVKIPEKSVTIKHNNGQTTIQLYQEHGSGAYYDFTTQSLYTISDHGPNIKCKYTRAFFGSASFCSKGRVILNPEFQPAIFQWKYNSAQNQFNLEKKIPILTRYGTHALGLPLPSPKPHKLIDGMRRPIPISTKGIDPESIVKLHNGSFYISDEYGPSLLHLDKDGRILTRYVPAGATNFIEDEEIPVVGLLPGILHKHKPGRGIEGIAISPDNRWLFFIQQSPLANPNKKTYEQSRWVRLFKARLNKNGSIQQVVNEYIYPLDIPATFMSKDKTRGDFSVEQDDVKVSDLAALSNDTLLVLERIYITTKIYRINLNQATDILNTQWDDIAQTPSLEQLDYLNRFALSPVKKRKVWSTLDTPDKQYPGKIEGMALINKNRLLLTNDNDSGVYGTHTHFFSVDVPLWK, via the coding sequence ATGCAACAAACAGCTTTAGGACTTGTATTCTTTGTTAGCGTTGTAGCTATTCTACAAGTTCAAGTGTGCCCACAAGCTCAAGCAGGCTACATTGACCAAGAAGTTAAAATACCCGAGAAGTCAGTTACGATTAAACACAATAACGGCCAAACAACTATCCAGTTGTATCAAGAACATGGCAGCGGCGCCTATTACGACTTCACAACACAAAGTTTATACACAATCAGCGACCATGGCCCTAATATCAAATGCAAATATACCAGGGCATTTTTCGGTTCAGCAAGCTTTTGCTCCAAAGGACGAGTTATTTTAAACCCGGAATTCCAACCCGCTATTTTTCAATGGAAATATAATAGTGCACAAAATCAATTCAATTTAGAAAAAAAAATTCCAATCTTAACCCGCTATGGTACCCATGCCTTAGGCTTACCACTGCCAAGCCCCAAGCCTCATAAATTAATTGATGGCATGCGCCGCCCTATTCCAATTTCCACCAAGGGTATTGACCCAGAGTCTATCGTTAAACTGCACAATGGTAGTTTCTATATTTCCGATGAGTATGGCCCTTCATTACTTCATCTTGATAAAGATGGCCGCATTCTCACGCGCTATGTACCCGCTGGAGCAACCAACTTTATAGAGGATGAAGAAATTCCTGTGGTTGGCTTACTACCTGGTATTTTACACAAACATAAGCCTGGGAGAGGCATCGAAGGCATCGCTATTAGCCCAGATAATCGGTGGTTGTTTTTCATTCAGCAAAGTCCACTTGCTAACCCTAATAAAAAAACTTATGAACAATCTCGCTGGGTAAGGCTATTTAAAGCTCGATTAAATAAAAATGGTTCCATTCAGCAAGTGGTTAATGAATATATCTATCCTTTGGATATTCCAGCTACTTTTATGAGCAAAGATAAAACCCGAGGAGACTTTAGCGTTGAGCAAGATGATGTAAAAGTTAGTGACTTAGCCGCTCTAAGCAATGACACCTTATTAGTACTAGAGCGTATTTACATTACTACTAAAATTTATCGCATTAATCTAAACCAAGCGACTGACATATTAAACACTCAATGGGATGATATTGCACAAACACCAAGCTTAGAGCAATTAGATTATTTAAACCGTTTTGCCCTCAGTCCAGTGAAAAAACGCAAAGTGTGGAGCACACTCGACACTCCAGATAAGCAATACCCTGGAAAAATTGAAGGAATGGCATTA
- the serB gene encoding phosphoserine phosphatase SerB: protein MANLLILTVAGENKVDILPSLMKHLADEAIKVLDLGQMQTQDQVALTLLLQVPPTFTEVELAERLQPIEEVWQAHLSYRELDKQEYQTWLQDKTPEHYLVTLLAPEVNGKVLADVIAEVSQHGLTVSHIKRLSQRQPISTDNNDQITCFELRLRGKPSNLIKFREQLLSISSEQGVDLAVQEDSIFRRCHRLIAFDMDSTLIQTEVIDELAKAAGIGEQVAAITERAMQGELDFNESFRQRMALLKGLDESVLSEIAQRLPITSGAEKLICTLKRLGFKTAILSGGFTYFAQYLQQRLGIDYVHANQLDIVDGKVTGEVKGTIVDGRRKAELLTMLAEQEGISLEQVIAVGDGANDLPMLGIAGMGVAFQAKPLVKASAKHAISYLGLDAILYLLGLTEHDIQQLS from the coding sequence ATGGCAAATCTATTAATATTGACAGTGGCTGGCGAAAACAAAGTAGACATTTTGCCTAGCTTAATGAAGCACTTAGCTGATGAAGCCATTAAAGTGCTGGACTTAGGGCAAATGCAGACTCAAGATCAGGTTGCGCTTACACTGTTATTACAAGTGCCACCGACTTTCACAGAAGTTGAACTTGCTGAACGCCTGCAACCTATTGAAGAAGTTTGGCAAGCCCATCTGAGTTATCGTGAGCTAGACAAGCAAGAATATCAGACATGGTTACAAGATAAAACTCCAGAACATTACCTGGTGACACTGCTGGCTCCTGAAGTTAACGGCAAAGTGCTGGCTGATGTAATAGCGGAAGTCAGTCAGCATGGCTTAACGGTAAGTCATATTAAGCGGTTATCTCAACGGCAGCCAATCAGCACTGATAATAATGATCAAATTACTTGTTTTGAATTAAGGCTAAGGGGTAAGCCTAGTAATTTGATTAAGTTTCGTGAGCAGTTGCTGTCTATTAGCAGTGAGCAAGGAGTTGACCTTGCCGTTCAAGAAGATTCTATTTTTCGGCGCTGCCACCGTTTAATTGCTTTTGATATGGATTCTACCCTGATCCAAACAGAAGTGATTGATGAGTTGGCAAAAGCTGCTGGTATTGGAGAGCAAGTTGCTGCTATCACTGAGCGTGCAATGCAAGGCGAATTAGACTTTAACGAAAGCTTTCGGCAGCGGATGGCCTTATTAAAAGGGCTTGATGAGTCGGTGCTGAGTGAAATAGCACAACGCTTGCCGATTACCTCAGGTGCTGAAAAGCTAATCTGTACACTCAAACGACTGGGTTTTAAAACAGCGATTTTATCTGGTGGGTTTACTTATTTTGCTCAGTATTTGCAGCAGCGTCTGGGGATAGATTATGTACATGCTAATCAGCTGGATATTGTTGATGGCAAAGTGACTGGAGAAGTGAAAGGCACCATTGTTGATGGTCGGCGTAAAGCAGAGTTGTTAACAATGCTAGCTGAGCAGGAAGGTATTAGCCTTGAACAAGTTATTGCCGTAGGTGATGGTGCTAATGACTTACCCATGTTAGGTATTGCTGGGATGGGGGTAGCCTTTCAAGCCAAGCCTTTAGTCAAAGCGTCTGCCAAACATGCCATTTCTTATTTAGGGCTAGACGCCATTTTATATTTATTAGGCTTAACCGAGCATGATA